GAAAGGGTGTTGAACAAAAGGAATGTTTTCCCCAAGTGTGTTAGATAAATAGGTTTTAACagccaacaaaaacaaacaatcagcCTAAAAATGATTCCCTCCTGCCGTGGTACTTGCTATGTTATAATCCTACCAGTTCTCTAGTTGTCCATAGAGTCGTCAGGGGAGGCAGGATATTAGTTTCTAACAGGAAACCAAGCAGACAAAAATTATGAAGAGAAGAAAAACCTCTTTGGCCTTCTTTATCATTATAAAGCAGCCAataaaaaggggtgggggagtccAATTTCTTTCCCCTTTGCGGATCACCTATAATGCTATGACACCTTGAGGTCTGCTGAGTTGTGGCAGTGGTGATGACGCAGGTGTGACACCTGAGTGGAAGTGGCTGAAACATAATGCCCATGTAAGGCTAAGGCAGGTGTATTGCTCCCAAGAGCACAGGAGAAAGCATGTTCAGAAATGTCACTTGTACACTTCTAAAAATGGTGAAATGTGTGCTCAGTCAGCACCAGTCTCAAGGCATTAGCTGGTGTGTATGGGTGGGGCCCTGGCCATGTTCCCTAGCCCACTTGGCCACACCATCTTTGCAGCTTTTACTGCCACTACATGGGCTAGCGAGCCCCGCCTTACTCCCCCTCACCAACACTAAGGGAGCACAAATCCCAGCATGGGCTACCTCCAGCGTGAGTGCACTAGAAAGGAGGAAGCGTTCCCTGCACGCCCTTCCCAGGCTAGTGCACTCATGCAAGGGCAAACCATAATTTGGTCCTGTGTATTTTGGGCCCTTCTACATTTCTTGCACTCTCCCATCCAAACTGCCAGTGAAGTTAGTGGATGTTTTTAATGTGCCACGAATGCGGGATTGGGCCCTTTGTGTACTGCTTATTAATGATGCTTTGAATGAGGAAGATGTTttaaggctcctaaatcagtgtCTTGGgaacagcaacattttaaaatggaaaataatggtGATGAGAAGAGCATAAtgagggaaagaaaaagatttgTATTCTCGCTTCTCCCATTAACCTTTCCGCATACACTAATGGGTGTAGGGAATTCTAATTTCAGTTTGGTGGGGACATATACTCTGTGCACCCTTGGGAGCTGGCACACAGCTCAGCCTGCCAATCTGAATGTAGCTTTCGACAGTCTGTGGCCCCAGCCAGACTCTAATAATGTTTATGCTCTACTGAGTGACAATCGCATAGGACAGTAAATCAGAAAGCAAGTACGCAACTACACAAGCACATCATCTTTCATTTAACACTATTTACACATACACATGATTAGTGAGAAGTTAAACGTTCAGCCGGTCATTTTTACAAGCATTTTTAGGCACGCATTTGTCTGAAAATGGAGCCCAAACAATAAGATGTCCAAcaatattatataaaaatgacattttcattctGTACATTTGGTTTACTGCTGTTAGAGTTCTAGGCTAAAATACATGGGCCCAATCAATCAGTCTGACTCAAGTAAAatgcccattgaagacaatggatgtTTCACCAGATTAAGGACTCAGATACTGATAGTGCAATTTCTCCAGCATAAGTTTCCCATTTAGCTCTGCACATGGAGGCCTTGCAAGCTCTGACCAGGATTTTGCCCAGTCTGATAAAATGCCATCTAGCGCTGCCTTGCAAAATTTCACATGCCCCGGCCAGTAGTTTTCTATTTTGGGTGGGAGGGACAAGCAAGTAAATTATCAGTTTTTCATTGTTATTGTCACGATTAGCAACTCCAACTAGCTTTCGTTCAGGGACTACCAATTTCTAATGACAGTGTTGCTAGGCTGATTTGGAGGTACAAAAAAGTACTTTCACTATTAATGCCCAtgcagtttttgttttcaaattttttttatgCTCTAAGGTCTATGTTACATTTGTCCATAACCAAACTGACTCCACTTTTGTGTACAGGCAAAGAAGGAATATGCGTGAAAATCCTGAAGACTCACCAGTATGTGACACCCAATAATGACCAGTAGCTACTGCAGCAATGCTTCAGCCAGCATGACTGTCAACGAAGTGTCCGCCTTTTCACTGACTTTAGAGCAAAAAACTGGCTTTGCTTTCGTAGGGATTCTGTGTGTTTTCTTGGGACTACTTATTATAAGATGCTTCAAAATCTTACTGGACCCCTATAGTAGCATGCCTTCTTCCACTTGGGAAGATGAAGTCGAGGGTCTTGATAAAGGAACGTTTGAATATGCTCTTGCATGAAAACTCAAGAGTATCCTGCCTTACTTTTGATgttgatttcattttgaaaacctAGTACTGATACATTTGTACTATATACCTATGTTTTGAAGATCTGATGGTGGCATccattttgttaaataaatatttgttgtaGACTTATAAAAGCATCTCATGCTGGTTTTTTTTGGGAATTCGCCTTTTATGGAGCTGGGGGTAAGAAACAGCTAATATCAAAGAAAGACTTTAGGGAGACGATTCACTAAACATTCAGTGAGGAGGAGTGGCAGAGAAATCTCTTGAGAATCAGACCTGTCACCTGTCTCTTCATAGGCAGAATTCATGCCACAACATCACATCAGTGACAAAGAGGGATGGGtgggaaatatttttggatggtaAACATAACAATAACTCCCAACTCATCCAAACATGATTTCTTTAAGTCCAGAAACTGACCTTGGAGACCTCATATATAAAAATTGAATCAGCCCAATGTACTAGACGAGTTTAACTTGCAAGGCTAAACAGCACAACAGCATCACAGCACAAGGGCAGATGCCTGCAGGTACTCATGTGTCTGCATGTGGAAACTCTTGTTTTCAGTTACTAAGAACAGAAAAACCAACGTAGGAGCTAATGGTTATTGCAGTCACTAATGAAAGTCCCACCCTCAAACATCTGGAGGCGCTGTCACATTGGCTAAATCCATGTGAGAggagcatgctgctgctgctgctactataTCCGGTGTTTCCACAGTCTTTTCAGAACAAGGCATAGGGCTCTTTCTTGCTCCCAGTCTGAGAAAACTGTTTACACTTGACGAAACAAAACTTCCCTTCTCCTGCTCTAATCAAATTCTTAGATGGCCAAGCAAGAGTTAttagggtgggagtgggggtgaatGTCATTAAAGATGGTTTGGTTGCTATACATAAGATATATGGTACACTCAGCATTGCAAGACATGTGCCCATCTCAAAAATCCAACCAGAGCCTCTAATTCCATCCCCACATCCTCATACAGCTGAAAATTGATTAGTGGCTTGCATCAGAAAGCAAAGTCATTCTTAGAGATTCACAGAGatgaggagaggggaagagaaaaaagcaaGTATTAGTTAAGGACCCATTCCTCCAGTCTAATTGAGctgtgctcagagcaggacctaACGGGGTGTATAGCTATTTTTGCAGCACCTTTGTGCTTCTCTGGGGACTGATTCAGAAGTTGGAACAGCCTttgctgctctaacttgtgttgGATGGTAATAGCCCTCATTGGCCATAATACCAGCTGGGGATTGCCAGAGTACAGAGGCAATCTGCAAGTCCCTCTATACCAGTGGATCAAAAGAGGATGGAACCTAGACCTGGTTATGCCAACTGTACATCATCCAGTGATTCCCCCCATGCTAGAAAAGCCTCGACAGGCAGGGCAGGACAGCTTTTCAGTCTCTTTACACTAccagagtggtgcaaaggggcAAATCAggggccaggatctggccctaccaTTGGATTTTATTTGGATTGTCACTCtgaggaattctgtggcagagggttCTAGTAAGACAGAAGAAAGAGAGTAAAAACAGAAGCTGAGCAGTAATACCTCAAGGTCACTTCTTAGCGCAAATAGCTGCTGTGTGAGAGTGTCAGAACTTGACAGTAATTTGATTCCACTTTGAGAAACTTGGAATCAGACTTTTGTTTAGGCATCGTCACTCTCACTAAACAGCTATGCGTGCTAAGAGATGCAGAGACAAGAAGATGAGTTGTAGTGATCGTTTGTTTTACAGTAATTCAGCAAAATCCATATTGTGCCACATGCCGTATTTGCTAGACAAGTGGCAGTAAAGGGAACTTGGCTAAGCCAAATGCCATTACAGAGGAAGACACTGGATTATATGGGAAAAGCCACGAACATCATGCCTGAGGCTCATAGCAAGAAAGAGAACTGTACTGGTGGTACTGACTCTTGTTGGTGGTCTTCTCCATCCATACAATGTAAAAAGCTGTGTCCTGGAACATGTAACATTTAAATGGCTTCGGTTCCAGTGTGAGAAACCTTTGAGGCCACATAGCTCCAATATactctatttatttttgttttaattcaaacaTAAATCAAGTACCTACCATGCAAAATTATCCAGTGCAGAGCCTTAGCACACTGTACACATGCTCATAACTATCCTTTTCATCTTGGTAACAAGAAATAATGTACTATTTCATTTTTGCTCTGGTCCATGAACTGTACTTAGTTCTTTGACTTGACAATATTTTGTTATAGCCATATACCAAATTCCATTTTGATTACAAAGCAACATTAGTTGTTTCTCCATCAAAAGGAAAGACTCAAGCCTACAAGAAGGAGTGCACAAGGCTGGAACTTTTCAAAAGGCTTTCCTCAAAAATACAGGGCAAGGTTTTCAACAGAGATAGACTCAAAAAAGTTCACAcacagcctgattctcctctcatgtaTTCTTATCCCCAATTTACTGATGAGGAAATCAAGGCAAGGAGACAGGAAGGTTAAATGACCTCATCAAGGTCATAAGGAGAGTCAGTGGTCTCATCCATGCTGGGGATCTAAATTAATTCAGGATTATGCATAAACATGCTTCCAGCTAAACCAGTTTCTAACAGTGTTGTTAGGGGATGTTGATGGGGCTAACCGGCATTCTAAAATGTGTTATAGCTGAACCAAGGAGCTCAGCAGGCCATGATTTTAAACATAGTGCCAGCAAAGTGTGACCCCAAGAAACTTtggttttttaaacacaattcccAAACTCTTTTCAAAGACCTGTCCAAAGCTAGGCTTAGAGCACCAGAGTACCTGGCACCCAAACCTATACTCGGACCATTAGGCTATGCCTTCTTCAGCATGAAGATTTATATTAACTCCCTGGATAGTGCCACTGTCCAAGTCTCAGATGTGGTGATAGGCACATCACTCACACAGGCTGAAGTTTACCCCATCTGGAGGCTCAAGCTCAAGCTCTACACCCAGTAGGCATGAGTTTCAATCCCAAGAGGGGAGTTTACTGACAATTATGTAGTTGGCAGATCCTACAAACACATCATTGCAAAGTCAGAGTAGTCTGTGAACAAATAAACATGCTCATTTCAAATGCTACAACTACTTGGCCCAATTCTGCTACATGCACTGTTGAGATGGATgacttgtggctaaggcactggatggggattcaggagatccggattcaattcccagctatGCCACATTACCAGtgagaccctgggcaagtcacttactctttGTGTGCTTCtattccccatctttaaaacagaGATCATAATACTGCCTttctctcactctgtgtctgtatagaccccagtcctgcaaaggcGTCACTGatatttaactttatgcacagaAGCAGTCCCGTCAAACCAACGGTGTTACCcatgtgcttaaagctaaacACATTTAAACTGTGAGTGGGCCTCCTAGGAACTACcataatagaaaaaataaataaccacAGTTATAATGAGTAGTATCTTATTCCATGAgtcttttccattgactttaatgggactatttgctTGACTCATTGTTTAAATTCCAAATACAATCTGCTAAAATTGGATTTCCAGTCGTGGAGTTTTAGAAATTTCAATGTAAATTCAGccacctccttccccaaccccaaaAGTATCAAAGAAAACAAGTCTAAAATGAAATGATCCATGATCTTAAAGGAAATAAACAGGAAGGATATACTGACATGCAAGTGCACATAAGCAGATCCATAATTGTGGGACAGTAACCGATATAGCAGCCTAGAAGCCTGTAGCTATATTTTATAAATtctaaagaaaacaaaccaacGTATTTTTCTCCTATGACATGCAGGCACAGTTTTATTCCTTCCTTCTAAGAATTAACAGGTTCATTTATAGTTGATATTTAACAAGCTAGAATGTCCTTCTAAATCAGTCACTTAGGAGCATTTTAGAGCATGTGTCAAATACAGGAGTTGGGTGAGTCATGTgatattttgcacagaagaaagaaTTAGCCAATGAGGTAAAACCCATGCTGCATAAGTGAGAAGGACAGTCTATATACAGAAGTAAATAAGAGGCTGATTGCCCTTCACTAGAGCATGGGACTGAGAGGTAAGTTAAACTATCCTAAACAGCGTAAGCTTATTAATTTATGCATAGTGCAAGAATACTAATAAAACTAAATTTAATGGCGAATAACAGCATCTAACAGACCTCTGGAAAtctactgaaaaaaacaaatcatTATTTGCAAAGGCAGCAGAAAGGTAAGAGACTTTTATTTTCCTGGTGGCAGAAACACTTACCGTAAAAGTAAACTTGGAAGGTGAAATTATGGGCCCactgaattcccattgacttcaaagggccaggatttcacccagagtctACAAGCACAGAGTTAGGATCAAATCTGGTTTTTACTGAAGTCAGCAGCAACACTGATACTGACTTTAGTaggatcaggatctggcccttatgtaagaaaatatttcatttccgtGCACTCTTTTTATATTAAAGATTTTTATGCTAATGGGAAAAGCATACAGTCTATGGTCAGAGATTACCAGTCAAAAACATAACAAATGTAATATGGATCAGAGGTGACCAAGAAAAAATAGTACCAAACAAAGAAGCTGAAAGAAGGAGCTTCTTGTTTCTGGGGGAGTTCACAAAATATTAAGCCGGAAAGAACAGCTTGCTTTGAAAAAACAATATCTGGAGCGTTATAAAGAAATTTTGTTGTGACGAGAgtttacagcagaatattttatatacagagagagagagagagacagagatggtAGATGGGAGTCACAGAATCTGGATCTGATTTGCATTCAAGTGCTATAGCTAAGTCTCAGAATGAGGTTTGAGTGTATTTGGTTAAAGGGTTCTTCAAGTTATAATTCCCATGTGTGATTATTAGATATTTTATATAGGTAGGCATACGTAGATCTATCAATATATATGGTTAATTTGTCTTTCAATTCCCAGTTCATTCCTCTAATGGGTTTATTTAGTTACCAGATGTTCAGTTGGTATAATCCTTTTATAATATTGCATGTTTTTTCTCCAAAATTTCCTGCTATCAGatatattttcaaaagggcccAAGACCCAGCATGAGCTCAACAGAGACAGGATTAGACTTTTACTGGATTGTTCTACaggatgggatagcctaattttggcaattaattgatcttcaactattagcagtagCTATGCCCAATGTGATGGgttgttagatggggtgggaacTGAGTTACTTTCCTGGGTGCCtgcctggtgagtcttgcccacatgctcagggtttagctgatcgccatatttggggtcaggaaggaattttcctcgagGGCAGATTTGCAGAGGCCctagggtttttttgccttcctctgaagcgtgGGGCACGgctcacttgctgaaggattatctgcaccttgaagtctttaaaccacaatttgaggacttcagtagttcagacataggttaggggtttgatacaggagtgggtgggtgagattctgtggcctgcattgtgcaggaggtcagactagatgatcataatggtcccttctgaccttaaagtctatgattctatgatacacagGGTtgtaaaattacatttctttAGTTTCTGAAAGTAGTTATCAATATATGCATTATTTCAAGCCTCATATTGGTCTGGCAAAAGATTTAGTAGATCACAAATAATTAGTAATACATGCCATTTCAGAGTCATCTAACTTGACAGCTTGTTCTCCTTGGACCCAATCCTGAAAGCTTAaccatttgcaggattgggctttaTATATACCCTTGTTTTCcttttggggagaggggcagttCTGCATCCCTCACACATTTAGTTCTAACCATCTGCCACTATTTATTTCAAATGGTCTTAAATGGGTATTTGGGGACACAAGGAATGCAAGATCAGGTCTGTAAAATTATTCTTTGAATCTTGTATTGCCTAAAACTATTGCTAATATATATTTCAGTAATAAATAACTGTCATTTTGCTTTAGTTATTTGGACACAATATGAACCATTGGGCTGTACATTATTCAAAAGTACTATGTTTAGTCCCTGAAAAGATGATATACTCAGGAAATTTACTTTTAAGTATAGTGTTAGCCTATTTAGGGCCTGATCGAAGCCCATTGAGataaatagcaaaactcccattgatatcacgTTGACTCAGACTTTGCGTCAGGCCCTGTTTGTAAAAAGTTATAAGGCTCACTGGGTTTTTTAAGAAATCATGGAAGACCTACATTACTGTGTAAgttaattaaatatataaaagttttACTTGTGCTTTTGATGACAGAGTCATGCAGGATAACCTTAAGAAGAATACTTCGGAGTGAACACTTCAAGAAAGTCTCCATTGAACTTGGCTAGATTAAGAACCAAGATCTTTCAAATGCAACAGCATTACTGTCTTATTGCAGATAAAGCAACACTACCTCCAACTACAGAAGAATAGAAAGACTGGTGACCTAAGCACATAACATCCCTGAAGATGTCAATGAATAATTCTCCAAAAGTATTCTTGGACCCAAGTCCAAATAGGTTTCAAGTTAATATAATTAACGAAAGCCATGACAATAATGCAACACCCCAAGAGGATGCTGATCCTCCACATTATGAAGAAACATCATTTACTGAAGAAGCACATGGCAGACACAGGATCAGTCACAGGCCTGGAAATAGAGCATTATATGAAAATTTTATTCAAAATGGAGATACCATTAAATCGGATGGAAATTTACATCCCTATGATACTCATAGTAACACATATTATCTAAAAACCTTTGGCCATAACACAGTGGATGCAGTTCCTAATATTGATTATTATCGAAACACTGGCAGCATCAGTGGGGCCAAAATGAACAGACCAAGCTTGTTAGAAATTCATGAACAACTGGCAAAGGTAAGTTGCAAGGAATGATACATTTTCCATTACATTTGAAGGCTAATTTTGTTTATTAACATATCCAGTCCCTTATCTTGTGAACCCTGTGCAAGAGAAAAAGTATAACTAAATACTTCCCTTATTTAGACTTGTACCTGCAAGATGTTTTCTGTTCTGTATTCTGCTAGGAGCAAAGATCTTTGTTAAACTGGTTTGTATCTGGTTGAAAATAATGAATGTACTCAATCAGTAGGAACATATGCCTATTTCTTGTCTACAGCTATAAAGCCACagcatttattttatgtttgatgcaataaTCTGTTAATAACTGTTGTATTAAagttttataatatataataaataccATTATCAACTAGTCAGAAATAAAAAGCTTTACCCATTTGTCCTATGAACAAAAGCTACCAAATTGTAAGTAAAGGTGACAAGATGCAAATTAAGATGAGCTTCAAACACAAAAGAATGTGTGTTGGTTCTGAAAGTATTTGCTTTAAAGAGGTATATGTTAACAGACAATTCTCAGGGACAAATTCATCTTTAGAGCACTGGTtaccccactgacatcaatgattCACACTAGTGATGACTTTGGTCCTCATTGTTTATTGTAACAATGATTTTTGGGAGATTCTGAGAGGCACCACTTCAGTGATCGTCTATCAAACATTTATTCAGAAGTCAATTGATGAAATCCCTTTTTACTGCCCAATGCAAAAGAGTTGTTTAGAATTCACTcatatactatggtgatgggaccATGGAAGTATAGAGGCAAGACAGACTTACAGAAAACTAGTTAGAACCACAGAGTACAGCTGTTCTCGACAAATGAGATACCTAACCTGCTTTTAACGATTTTCTAGAGTTGGGGTTATTTCCCCGCTCCTTTCTAAGGGGATTGTGGCCCTAGTTTTGATTAACTGAATGAATGGGAGAGTTTATCACTGACTGATAGGTCTAATGAACAGAACTTCCCCTCCAGCAGTCACTCGATGCATGCTCCACTTTATCTGCACAGCTACTTCTGGTAAATTGATATTAATTAACAAGAAACAGGCCCTTTGTCATCATAATcctcatttctgttgccctccgcaCCTACTTTTCCCAAAACGATTAACCAGAAATGCATTGTCTAGGTCTGATCCTCCATTCCCTGCACACTCAAAACTCCCcttaaatgtatttgaaaagttTATAACAGCAAGTCTCAGATTGTAATGGTCAAAACCAACCCTCTGAATAGCAGGGTTTCACTAACGTCTGTGCTACTTCATGTGCACTAATGTAATTCATTtctataaaaaaaaccttaatggACTgctgggggcctgattctgcactgcctTGCTCTGTAGTGACATATGTATAAAGTGAGCGAAGAGTAGGTGTAAAACACAACTTCACTGAGAGTTTTGGGTGGACAAAGACAACTAGATCAAGCCCTCTATATAGTTCTTCTTTGcaacagttaaataaaaattaattgaaaaccTATTGGAAGAAATTATTAAGGATGTTTCAACTGATTTGGATAAAATGAGAATCCCTCTTACCCCCAAAAGCATGGTGACAAGTTCTCTATAAAAAGCATTGCTGAGATGTAACCTTCACCCCTTTTTTAGAGTTGAAGTCAAACCATTTTCCCTCTGAAATTCTAAACTGTTCAGATGTGTCTTAGGGAAGAGGCGGGAGAAGGGGATTCGTGTCTAGCTTCTAGCTGGGACTAGAAGTGCCAAAATACAGTgagaaaaaaatggtttcttttttatttctggCCAAATGTGGAAGCAGAAGTCTCCAGAGAAAGCCTCATTACATTTCCAACTCAGTTTTGCATATTTGTGAGGTCTGAATAATTTGGATAAGGATTAGACTTTTGGATGCTGGTTCAAATGCAGTTCAAGCTCCAAACCTCTTGAGGTTCACCCATCCTAGGAAGGATCAATCAGAAGTATTGAAATCAAGCCTAAAGTTAaccatttgaaaatcaggtcctgatTCTCCCCCACATCGGGACTCCCATTAACAATAAGGCCCCTGCCTGAGCTGTGCA
Above is a window of Dermochelys coriacea isolate rDerCor1 chromosome 10, rDerCor1.pri.v4, whole genome shotgun sequence DNA encoding:
- the CTXN2 gene encoding cortexin-2, translating into MTSSYCSNASASMTVNEVSAFSLTLEQKTGFAFVGILCVFLGLLIIRCFKILLDPYSSMPSSTWEDEVEGLDKGTFEYALA